One Pseudoalteromonas sp. UG3-2 DNA window includes the following coding sequences:
- a CDS encoding S9 family peptidase, whose protein sequence is MKIIRVGMLVGLLVFTQLLSAKQVPVEVFSAGVQYSQVKISPDGNYLSFTSKVEGRNSLVVLRLDNNKIENVVRFPGNAEVGNYNWVNNERLVLQKLYLRAWSDHPEYHGELFGIDADGSNGKYLVGYQGEMQTGSRIKKATPVNGISYVLDPLIGEERYMLVYTIPWNGGKDAHTVVYRVDVNRGTRRKVAGSPSAMASFLTDNQGKVRVSLSTDDYIDQTIHIRDKVNADWQEFNVLENLTDIRLHTFDRSGEKVYITASQAGEAEGVFELNLKTGQTEKLLQDKIVSPKKLWVDKTNHELFAVELEPGYPTYAFIDNDAKMTKRLKSLINALSGEQIQLLSTTQDGSKSVILASSDTNPGSYYIYDDTEKKLQFLFHAMQGVDGKYMASTKPISFQARDGLTIHGYLTLPQNREAKNLPLVVMPHGGPHGPRDWWGFDPDAQLLANRGIAVLKVNFRGSGGYGRSFEHAGHKKWGAEIQYDIIDATKHVVAQGFADPNNICIMGASFGGYSALQSSIIEPDLFKCAIGVVGVYDLPLMFEEGDVADRKRGQRYLTQVLGKDQQQLKAFSPVFHIDKLKAPVLVVHGGDDQRAPIEQAESLISSLKEANHPYEYMLLENEGHGFYKPKHRTEYYERVLAFLQQHLTL, encoded by the coding sequence ATGAAAATAATTAGAGTTGGCATGCTTGTGGGGCTTTTAGTCTTCACCCAATTACTTAGTGCTAAGCAAGTACCGGTAGAAGTGTTTAGTGCTGGGGTTCAATATTCCCAAGTGAAAATATCACCTGATGGCAACTATCTTAGCTTTACCTCAAAAGTAGAAGGTAGAAACAGTCTTGTCGTTTTAAGGCTAGACAATAATAAAATCGAAAATGTTGTTAGGTTTCCTGGCAACGCGGAAGTTGGTAACTATAACTGGGTTAATAATGAGCGCCTAGTGCTACAAAAGCTATATTTACGGGCTTGGAGCGACCACCCTGAATACCATGGTGAGCTGTTTGGTATTGATGCTGATGGCTCGAATGGTAAGTATCTGGTTGGCTATCAAGGAGAAATGCAAACAGGTTCGCGTATAAAAAAAGCCACTCCTGTAAACGGCATATCTTATGTTTTGGATCCGCTCATTGGTGAGGAGCGGTATATGTTGGTGTACACCATTCCTTGGAACGGAGGTAAGGATGCTCATACAGTTGTCTACAGGGTCGATGTAAATAGAGGGACGAGAAGAAAAGTAGCCGGTTCGCCCTCAGCTATGGCTAGCTTTTTAACTGATAATCAAGGCAAGGTTAGAGTGTCCTTATCAACTGATGATTATATCGACCAAACGATTCATATTCGAGATAAGGTTAATGCTGATTGGCAAGAGTTTAATGTTTTGGAAAACCTGACTGATATTAGGTTGCATACTTTCGATCGCAGCGGTGAAAAGGTCTACATTACAGCTTCTCAAGCGGGTGAAGCCGAAGGCGTATTTGAGCTGAATTTAAAAACTGGACAAACCGAGAAGTTGCTGCAAGATAAAATTGTCTCTCCAAAAAAACTTTGGGTCGACAAAACAAACCACGAGCTATTTGCTGTGGAGTTGGAGCCCGGATATCCCACCTATGCGTTTATAGATAATGATGCAAAAATGACAAAGCGGCTAAAAAGCCTAATTAATGCTTTGTCTGGTGAGCAAATACAACTTTTAAGCACGACACAAGATGGCAGTAAATCAGTGATTCTGGCCTCCAGTGATACTAACCCCGGCTCGTATTACATTTACGATGACACTGAAAAGAAATTGCAATTTTTATTTCATGCAATGCAAGGGGTTGATGGGAAATACATGGCTTCAACAAAACCCATTTCCTTTCAAGCTAGAGATGGATTAACCATACATGGGTACTTAACTCTTCCGCAAAACCGAGAAGCGAAAAACCTTCCGCTGGTGGTTATGCCTCACGGTGGCCCTCACGGTCCTCGAGATTGGTGGGGGTTCGATCCTGATGCACAGCTACTCGCAAATAGAGGTATAGCGGTGTTAAAAGTTAACTTTAGAGGTTCAGGTGGATACGGGCGCAGCTTTGAGCACGCTGGCCATAAAAAGTGGGGAGCTGAAATTCAATATGACATCATTGATGCAACCAAGCATGTTGTAGCGCAGGGCTTTGCCGACCCTAACAATATCTGCATCATGGGCGCAAGCTTCGGTGGTTACTCAGCACTCCAAAGCTCGATAATTGAACCCGATCTGTTTAAGTGCGCCATAGGTGTAGTGGGAGTTTATGACTTACCCCTGATGTTTGAAGAAGGGGATGTCGCAGACCGCAAGCGAGGGCAGCGCTACTTAACGCAAGTCTTAGGTAAGGATCAACAACAGCTAAAAGCTTTCTCTCCTGTATTTCATATCGATAAGCTAAAGGCGCCAGTCTTAGTGGTACATGGGGGAGACGATCAACGAGCACCTATCGAGCAGGCTGAATCGCTAATTAGCTCCCTTAAAGAGGCAAATCACCCCTATGAATATATGTTGTTAG